The DNA segment ACGTTTTCTCCCCGGGAGCCCCTGAAACAGCGGAAATGGGAATAGCCACGGACTTAACTCCGTCAGCTTCGGGCATACTAGCCACAACTTCAGCAGTCATACCGGGATGAATTGAAACGCCGTCAGGGTTTTCCATATTCAGTGTAACTTCATAGGTTTGTGTTTGAGGATTAGCCTTGGTCTGAAATTCTTTTACCTGCAACTTAAAGGTTTCATCCTGATATGATTCAAATCTGGCTAAAGCCTTTACATTCTCAATAGTCTTACCGCTGAATGCCCTGACCCATACGGCTTCAGGAATATCAATCACCACATCCAGAGTCGAAAGATCTTCGAGTTGAACAATAGGCTCTTTGGCTTGAATATACTCGTGATTATCAACAGATTTATAAGCAATCGATCCGCTGAAAGGTGCTGTTAAAACGGTATATTGAAGATTCAGTTTCGCCCTCATAAGCTCCTGCAAAATTGAATTCATGCTGGCGCGGCTTGTTTCAAATGAACTTTGTGCTGAATCAAAAGAGGCTTGTGCAATGGTATCTGAAGCAAGAAGTTTACGATTCCGCTCATAATTCAATTTAGCTTCATTCAATATAGACCGTGCGCCGTTAAGTTTGGCCTGCAAATCAGCTACTGCGGCC comes from the Maridesulfovibrio ferrireducens genome and includes:
- a CDS encoding efflux RND transporter periplasmic adaptor subunit, yielding MRKMTIFTLLAMLFLLPGCKEEVKKELPVRPVRVLEISNNTSPELRTFPGKVKAVREVGLAFRVPGQIVRFNVKEGDYVKKGQAIAMLDQRDFQAAVADLQAKLNGARSILNEAKLNYERNRKLLASDTIAQASFDSAQSSFETSRASMNSILQELMRAKLNLQYTVLTAPFSGSIAYKSVDNHEYIQAKEPIVQLEDLSTLDVVIDIPEAVWVRAFSGKTIENVKALARFESYQDETFKLQVKEFQTKANPQTQTYEVTLNMENPDGVSIHPGMTAEVVASMPEADGVKSVAIPISAVSGAPGEKTYVWIFHNGDVQKREIEVGRIFKDMFEVHKGINPGEIVVVSGVKYLYEGQKVKVLKGRIGSRG